The nucleotide sequence ATAGCTGCTGCAAAAAAGGAGGGAGCTAGCTTCACAAAAGCTTGAAAATGAGCGCTTGCATTGTGCGCCGCTACTGCGTCAGCGTCCTTCCACTTTTCTACCATGGTGTAGTGATATTCTTGCTCTGTGCTTTTCAGAAGGGTGTATCCCACATTTCCTTCTTCAGCTTGGCTTGCAGCAACCAGGGCTTTGGCCGCTTGAAGGAAGGCTTCTTCCTGTGCGGGTATCACTTGCAGATGGGCATGTATAATAAGCATGGTTTTCTACCTCTCTTCAACGAATTTGAATTATTTC is from Brevibacillus brevis and encodes:
- a CDS encoding putative quinol monooxygenase; the encoded protein is MLIIHAHLQVIPAQEEAFLQAAKALVAASQAEEGNVGYTLLKSTEQEYHYTMVEKWKDADAVAAHNASAHFQAFVKLAPSFFAAAMELEVFAGEPVKL